The nucleotide sequence CTGGTCGATCCGGCGCAGGTGCTGGCGGCGGCGCTGGCGCGCAGGGCCTACGAACCGCGCTGAGCGGCGAAAGGGCGTCCGCGCGGGGTCATCAACCCCGCGAACAGGGAGGACGGGCCGTTATCGCCTACATTGCGGCGTGCGTTTTTTCGCATCTTCCCGCACTGCCCCTTGTCCGACGATCCCTCACCTGGAGCCCTCTTCATGCCCCAATTCGACGACCGCCGTTCCGACCTGCAATCCGACTTCGACTCGCTGCGCCCCGGCGACAGCACCGAGCAGGGCGCGACGCGGCGCACCGCGCTCAAGGCCGCCATCGGCGTGGGCTACGCCGCCGCCGTCATGCCGGTGATGGCGCAGACCGCCATCAGCACCCCGGCCGACGGCCTCAAGGCCGGCCCGATCAAGTACACGGTCAACGGCTTCGAGGTGCCGGCCTATGCCGCGGCGCCGGCCAACAAGACCGGCCTGCCGGTGATCCTGGTGGTGCAGGAGATCTTCGGCGTGCACGAATACATCGCCGACACCTGCCGCCGCTTCGCCAAGCTCGGCTACCTCGCCATCGCGCCCGAACTCTATGCGCGCCAGGGCGATCCGCGCGGCTACACCGACATTCCCAAGCTGCAGGCCGACATCGTGAGCAAGGTGCCCGACGCGCAGGTGCTGGCCGACCTCGACGGCGCGCTGCAGTACGCCGCGGCCAACGGCGGCGACACCTCCAAGGCCGGCATCACCGGCTTCTGCTGGGGCGGCCGCATCACCTGGCTCTACGCCGCCACCGGCAAGGTCAAGGCCGGCGTCGCCTGGTACGGTCGGCTGGTCGGCCAGGCCAGCGACCTGACGCCGAAGCACCCGGTCGACATCGCCGCCAGCCTGCAGGCGCCGGTGCTCGGCCTGTACGGCGGAAAAGATCAAGGTATCCCCCTTGACACCGTTGATAAGATGAAATCGGCCCTGGCAAATGGCTCTCCGGCTGCCAAGGCTTCGAGCTTCGTCGTGTATCCCGAAGCAGGCCATGCGTTCCATGCCGACTACCGTCCCAGCTACGTCAAGAGCGCGGCCGACGACGGATGGCAGCGAGCCACCGTCTGGTTCAAAGCCAACGGTGTCGCCTGAGCGATCAGCGCCCAGGACGACCCCAGAGCCAGCTCCCGCCGAAGGCCGTCCCCGCAAGGGGCGGCCTTTTTGCTTTTAATGAATGGAACTGGGCGCATCGGGCGTCCTTATTGCGTAAGCAGCTATGAACTTGATAGTGATCATCTTGGCGACCCTGGTCGCCGGCATCGGCAGCGTGTGGCTCGCGGCGCTGCTGCTGCGCGTGGGCGTGCGCAGCGGCTCGGGCGGCGTGAATCCGCAGCACCTGCTGAGCCTGGCGGCGGGCGCGCTGCTCGCCACTGCCTTCATGCACCTGTTGCCCGAGGCCTTCGAAAGCCGCATCGAGCCCGCGCTGCTGTTCGCGGTGCTGCTGTTCGGCGTGGTGTTCTTCTTCCTGCTCGACAAGGCCGAGCTGTGGCATCACGGGCATGAGCACCACCATGGCGGCGACACGCCCGAGCACCAGGCGCAGCTCGGCCCCATCTACGACAACCACGGCCATCACGACCACGCGCACGGCCACAACCATGCGCACCACGGTCACAACCACGGCCCGCGCGCCGGCGGCTGGGCCGTGCTCACCGGCGACAGCGTGCACTGCTTCGGCGACGGCATCCTGATCGCCTCGGCCTTCATCGCCGACCTGCGCCTGGGCCTGGTCGCCGCCCTCGCCGTGCTCGCGCACGAGGTGCCGCACCACATCGGCGACCTCGTGGTGCTGCGCCAGAGTTCGGCCAACCAGCGCGCCGCGCTCGTGAAGGTGTCGCTGGCCGGCACCATGACCATGCTCGGCGGCATCGCCGGCTGGTGGCTGGTCGACCAGCTGCATGGCTGGCTGCCGTACTTCCTCGTGCTCGCCGGCAGCAGCTTCGTCTACGTCGCGCTGGCCGACCTGATCCCGCAACTGCAGAAGCGCCTGCCGATGCGCCAGACCCTCGGGCAGATCGCCTGGCTGATCGCGGGCATCGCGCTGGTCACGGGCGTGAGCCGCCTCGCGCACAGCGGTGAGCATGGCCACGACCACGGGCACAACCACGCCGCGCATGCGCACGAGGAAGGGCATGACCACGACCATGCGCACGAAGGCGAGGCCAAGCCCGAGGCGAACAAGAACTGATCGTTTGAACAGGTGCGGGCGGGCGATACGTCCCGTCACCCGCACCGTCTTCCGGATGACGCGAAATCGGCGCAACATAGGGGCCTGCTTCGCCCAGCCATCCGTGAGGAAAAGACCATGACCACCCGAGCCGCCGTCACCAGCGCGCGCCCCGCGCCGATCCCCGAGGAAGTCGACGAGGACCTCGATGCCGACGGCCTGCCCGAGGACGACTTCGATGCCGTCGACGCGGAGGCCGCCGATTCCCTGTCCGAGGAAACCGGCATCGACCTCACCGATGCCAGCGAGCTCGATGCCGACAACGTGCCGGCCGACGAGGAGTTCGACCGGGTGATGAACGCGCCCGACTGAACCGGGCCGCGGTCAGGCCGGCTCCGGCCAGGCCGCCTGCTGCGGGCGCACCGACTCGTAGAAGCGCGCCATCTGCAGCACCCCCAGATCGTCGAAGCGCCGCCCCGCGATCTGCAGGCCGATCGGCAGGCCGCTCTTCGAATGACCGCAGTTGATCGACGCGGCCGGTTGTTCCGACTGGTTGAACACCGACGTGAAGTGCGAATCCTTGAGCAGGTTCTGCGAGCCGCTGTTGATGGCCTCGGCCGCGAACGGCAGCCCGGGCGACACCGGCGACAGCACGAAATCGAAGGGCTGCGTGGCCACCACGGTGGCCGCGCGCAGCGCCTGCAGGCGCGTGAAGGACACGAACACCTCCTCGGGCGTGAGCGAGGCCGCGAACTCGGCGGCATGGTGGATGTAGTCGGCCGCCAGCTTCGCGCGCTCGGGTGCCATCGCGGCCAGGTCGACGCGGCAGCGCATGGTGAAGAAATGCGCCATACCCAGGCGCAGCTCGGGCGTGGTCCAGTCGGACAGCGGCTCGACGATGGCACCGGCCTGCTCGAACAGCCGCGCGGCCGCCAGCACGGCCGCCTTCACTTCCGCATCGATCGGCCAGCCGCCCGTGGTTTCGGTCCACAGGCCGATGCGCAGGCCCTTCACGCTGCGCTCGAGCTGGTGCCACGCGATGTCGTTCGGCGGCAGGCTCATGTAGTCGCGCGCGTCGGGCTGCGACACCACCTGCATCAGCAGCGCGGCATCGGCCACGGTGCGCGTCATCGGACCGATCACGCGCGCGGCCGCGGGTGGATCGACCGGAATGCGGCCATGGCTGGGCTTGAGGCCGAACACGCCGCAGAAGCTCGCGGGAATGCGTACCGAGCCGCCAATGTCGGTGCCCAGGTGCAGCGGGCCGTAGCCGGCGGCCGCCGCGGCACCGGCGCCCGAACTCGAGCCGCCCGTGTTGTGCGCCAGGTTCCATGGATTGCGCGTGAGCGCATGGAAACTCGATGGCGCCGCGCCCAGGAAACCGAAGTCGGGCATCGTGGTCTTGGTGACGATGACCGCGCCCGCTTCGCGCACGCGCGCGGCTGCTGGGGCGTCGGAGGTCTCGGGCGCGAGCACGGTCGCGGCGCTGCCTACCGGTTTGGGCGTGCCGCGCGTGCCGATGTTCTCCTTCAGCGTGATCGGCACGCCGTCGAGCGCGCCCTGCGGCCGGCCCTGGGCCCAGCGCGCCTCGGAAGCGCGGGCCGCCGCGAGCGCGGCTTCGGCGTCGAGCGCGTAGGTGGCGCGGATGCTCGGCTCCCAGCGCTCGATGCGTGCGAGCACGGCCTGGGTCACTTCGACGGGCGACAGCACGCGGTCGCGGTAGTGCTCGAGCAACTGGACGGCGCTCATCTCGTGCAGCGGTGTGGTCATGTCTTCGGTCTCCTTGTGGATGGATGAATGGGGCGGGGTGGTCATGCGTGACGGCGCTCAGCCGCGCCCGAAGGCGTAGCCCTGGCCCGGCGCGGCGGCCAGCAGCGTGCGCGTGTAGGCTTCCTGCGGCGACAGCAGCACCTCATGCGCCGTGCCCTGTTCGACGATGCGGCCCTTGTGCATCACGATCAGGCGGTCGCAGATCTGGCTGGCCACGCGCAGGTCGTGGGTGATGAACAGGATGCCGATCGACAGCCGCTGCTGGATCTCGGCCAGCAGCTTGAGGATCTGGTCCTGCACCGACACGTCGAGCGCCGACACGGCCTCGTCGGCGATCAGCACGCGCGGCTCGCAGGCCAGCGCGCGCGCGATGCACAGGCGCTGGCGCTGGCCGCCCGAGAACTCGCTCGGATAGCGGTGCAGCACCTCGGGCCTGAGCCGCACCAGTGCCATCAGCGCCTCGGCGCGTTGCCAGGCCTGGTCATGCGGCACGCCGAAATTCACCGGCCCCTCGACGATCGACTGGCCCACGGTGCGGCGCGGGTTGAGCGAGCGGTTCGGATCCTGGAACACCACCTGCACCAGGCGGCGGAAGGCCGAGCGCTCCGCACGGCCGCCGTGCTGCGCGATGCCGGGCACGCGGATGTCGCCGTCGGTGGGTTCGATCAGCCGTGCGATGCAGCGCGCCACGGTCGACTTGCCCGAGCCCGATTCGCCCACGATGCCCACGGTCTCGCCGGCATGCAGCCGCAGCGACACGTCGGCCGCCGCATGCACCGCGCGGCGCTTGCCGGGCCACGAGCCGCTGCGGTAGACCTTGCCGACGCCACGCGCATCGAGCAGCGGCGCCTGCCGGTCGACCGGCGGGCGCTGCACCGGCGCGAGCTGCGGCACCGCCGCGAGCAGCATGCGCGTATAGGCCTCCTTCGGGCGCCGCAGCACCTCGTCCTTCGGCCCGCTCTCGACCTGCCGGCCGAGCTGCAGCACCACCACGCGGTCGGCGATGTCCGCCACCACGCCGAAGTCGTGCGTGATGAACAGCACCGCGGTGCCGTTCTCCTGCTGCATCTCGCGGATCAGCGCGAGGATCTCGGCCTGCGTGGTCACGTCGAGCGCGGTGGTGGGTTCGTCGCAGATCAGCAGCGCCGGGCGCAGGATCAGCGCGATGGCGATCACGATGCGCTGGCGCTGCCCGCCCGAGAGCTGGTGCGGATAGGCGTCGTAGATGCGCTGGGGCTCGGGCAGCCGCACGCGCTCGAAGATCTCGAGCACGCGCCGACGTCGCTCGCTGGCCTTCAGTGTCGTGTGCTCGGCCAGGATCTCGTCGACCTGCGCGCCGCAGCGCATCACCGGGTTGAGCGCGGTCATCGGCTCCTGGAACACCATCGCCATGCGGGCGCCGCGCAGCGCGCGCAGCCGCCTCGCGTCGGCCGCCAACACGTTCTCGCCCTGCACCTCGATGCAGCCGGCCGAGGGCCGCAGCGAGGCCGGCAGCAGGCCCATCGCGGCCTGCGCGATCACCGACTTGCCGGAGCCGGATTCGCCGAGCAGGCACACGACCTGGCCCGGCATCACGTCGAAGGAGATCCCGTGCACCGCATGCGCACGGTCGGCGCCGGCCGGCAGGTCGATGGCGAGGTCGCGCACCGAGAGGCAGGGCGCGATGGAAGAGGGAGTGACGCTGGATGTCATGCCCGGCCTCCGCGCTGGTTGAACTTGGGATCGAGCGCATCGCGCAGGCCGTCGCCGAGCATGTTCACGGTCAGCACCGTGAGCGCGAGGAAGGCGCCCGGCAGCAGCACGGTCGAGGGATGCGAGGTGAAGTGCGTGCGGCCCTCGGACATGATGTTGCCCCAGGTCGGCACATCGGATGGCAGGCCGATGCCGAGGAAGGACATCACGGCCTCCACCAGCATCGCGGCCGCGCAGATGAAGGTGCCCTGAACGATCAGCGGCGCCACCGTGTTCGGCAGGATGTGGCGCAGCATCAGCTTCCAGGTCGGCGTGTCGAGCGCGACCGCGGCCTCGACATAGGGCTCCTCGCGTACCGACAGCACCACCGAGCGCACCAGCCGCGCCACGCGCGGCGTCTCGGGCACCACGATAGCCAGGATCACGGTCAGCAGGCTGGGCCGCCACACGGCCACCAGCACGATCGCGAACAGGATGCCGGGGATGGCCATCATCCCGTCCATCACGCGCATGATGAAACCGTCGAGTCGGCGGAAGTAGCCCGCGACCATGCCCACCACCAGGCCGAACCCGACCGAGCCCAGCGCCACCGCCACGCCCACCGACAGCGAGATCCGCGCGCCGTAGGCCGTGCGGCTCCAGAGGTCGCGGCCCATGCTGTCGGTGCCCAGCGGGAAGAAGCGCACGAAGCTGTCGCCCGCGAGCGTCACGAACTCGGCGCGCGCGCCCGGCGGCAGGTGCGAGTTCGCGGGGTCCATCGCATTGGGATCGATGGTGTGCAGCCAGGGCGCGGCCACGGCCAGCAGCAGCATCGCGAGCAGCAGCGCGCCGCCGATGCGCACCGCGCCGTTGGCGAGCAGGCGGCGCGATGCGGAACGCGGGCGGGGCGGAGGCGCGGCGGTGTCGGGCCCGATGGCGTCGTCGGGCAGGGAGATCGAAGTCATGGCGAAGCTTTCGATGGGAGGTCGGGAGGTCAGTAGCGGATGCGCGGATCGAGCAGCAGGTAGCTCAGGTCCACCAGCAGGTTCACCACCACGTAGACCAGAGAGAAGAACAGCGTGATGCCCTGGATCAGCGGGTAGTCGCGCGAGAGCACGGCGTCGACCGTGAGCTGGCCCAGGCCGGGGATCGCGTAGATGGTCTCGGTGACTACCACGCCGCCGATCAGACCGGCCACGCTCAGGCCGATGACGGTGGCGATCGGCACCGCCGCGTTGGCGAGTGCGTGGCGCAGCAGCATGCTCCACTCGGCGATGCCCTTGGCGCGCGCGGTGCGCACGTAGTCCTCGGTCAGCGCTTCCGACACCGAGGCACGCGTGACCCGCGCGATCAGCGCCGCATACATCACGGCCAGCGTGATGCAGGGCAGCACCAGGTTGCGCAGCCAGGGGCCGACGCCGTCGGCGATGCGGCTGTAGCCCTGCGAGGGCAGCCAGCCGAGCTGCATCGAGAACAGCCAGATCATCGCGTAGCCGGCCACGAACACCGGCACCGAGAAGCCGAGCACCGATGCGCCCATGATGAAGCGATCGAGCCGGCCGCCGCGCCGCGATGCGGCCAGCACGCCGAGCGGCAGCGCGATCAGCACGGTGAGCACCACCGTCACGGCCGCGATCGACAGCGTGGGCTCGAGCCGCTGGCCGATCAGGTCGGTCACGCTCATGCGGTAGAAGAAGGAATGGCCGAGGTCGCCGCGCAGCACCTGGCCGAGCCAGCGGGCGAACTGCACCAGGATCGATTCGTCGAGCCCGAGCTGCATGCGGATGCGCGCGATGTCCTGCGCGCTGGCCGCGTCGCCCGCGATGGCGGCGGCCGGGTCGCCGGGCGTCATGCGCAGCAGCAGGAAGACGATGACGGCCACGATCAGGAGCACGGGCGCGGTGGCCAGTCCGCGGCGCAGCAGGAAGTTGAGCATGGAGAGATCCCATGAATGAGCGCCGGGCACCCGGCGCGGGCGTGACAGGGCCCGCCCGGCTGCCGCGGGGGCGCAGCCGGTCAGGAGCGACGAAGGGACGGGGGGGCGGCGCTTACTGCGGCGACTGCTTCTTCTGCACGTTCCAGTACAGCACCCCCGGCGAGGGCAGCAGGCCGGTGATCACACCGCGGCGCACGGCCGTGGGTGCCCTGACTTCGCCCAGCGGCGCGAGCACACCGTTGTCGAGCACCAGCTGCTGGATCCGCGTCGCGATCTCCTTGCGCTGCGCGAGGTCGGTGGTGGCGATGAACTTCGACTTCAGCGTCTCGAGCTCGGGCACGGTGGGCCAGCCGAAGTAGCCCTGGTCGCCGTTGCCGGTCAGCGGGCTGTAGCCGATCGGGCTGCTCGCATCCACGCCGCCCCAGAAGGTGATGAAGGCATTCCAGCCGCCGTTCTCGGGCAGGTCCTTCTTGGTGCGCCGGGTCACCA is from Variovorax paradoxus and encodes:
- a CDS encoding ABC transporter permease: MTSISLPDDAIGPDTAAPPPRPRSASRRLLANGAVRIGGALLLAMLLLAVAAPWLHTIDPNAMDPANSHLPPGARAEFVTLAGDSFVRFFPLGTDSMGRDLWSRTAYGARISLSVGVAVALGSVGFGLVVGMVAGYFRRLDGFIMRVMDGMMAIPGILFAIVLVAVWRPSLLTVILAIVVPETPRVARLVRSVVLSVREEPYVEAAVALDTPTWKLMLRHILPNTVAPLIVQGTFICAAAMLVEAVMSFLGIGLPSDVPTWGNIMSEGRTHFTSHPSTVLLPGAFLALTVLTVNMLGDGLRDALDPKFNQRGGRA
- a CDS encoding ZIP family metal transporter — translated: MNLIVIILATLVAGIGSVWLAALLLRVGVRSGSGGVNPQHLLSLAAGALLATAFMHLLPEAFESRIEPALLFAVLLFGVVFFFLLDKAELWHHGHEHHHGGDTPEHQAQLGPIYDNHGHHDHAHGHNHAHHGHNHGPRAGGWAVLTGDSVHCFGDGILIASAFIADLRLGLVAALAVLAHEVPHHIGDLVVLRQSSANQRAALVKVSLAGTMTMLGGIAGWWLVDQLHGWLPYFLVLAGSSFVYVALADLIPQLQKRLPMRQTLGQIAWLIAGIALVTGVSRLAHSGEHGHDHGHNHAAHAHEEGHDHDHAHEGEAKPEANKN
- a CDS encoding dienelactone hydrolase family protein; protein product: MPQFDDRRSDLQSDFDSLRPGDSTEQGATRRTALKAAIGVGYAAAVMPVMAQTAISTPADGLKAGPIKYTVNGFEVPAYAAAPANKTGLPVILVVQEIFGVHEYIADTCRRFAKLGYLAIAPELYARQGDPRGYTDIPKLQADIVSKVPDAQVLADLDGALQYAAANGGDTSKAGITGFCWGGRITWLYAATGKVKAGVAWYGRLVGQASDLTPKHPVDIAASLQAPVLGLYGGKDQGIPLDTVDKMKSALANGSPAAKASSFVVYPEAGHAFHADYRPSYVKSAADDGWQRATVWFKANGVA
- a CDS encoding amidase; the encoded protein is MTTPLHEMSAVQLLEHYRDRVLSPVEVTQAVLARIERWEPSIRATYALDAEAALAAARASEARWAQGRPQGALDGVPITLKENIGTRGTPKPVGSAATVLAPETSDAPAAARVREAGAVIVTKTTMPDFGFLGAAPSSFHALTRNPWNLAHNTGGSSSGAGAAAAAGYGPLHLGTDIGGSVRIPASFCGVFGLKPSHGRIPVDPPAAARVIGPMTRTVADAALLMQVVSQPDARDYMSLPPNDIAWHQLERSVKGLRIGLWTETTGGWPIDAEVKAAVLAAARLFEQAGAIVEPLSDWTTPELRLGMAHFFTMRCRVDLAAMAPERAKLAADYIHHAAEFAASLTPEEVFVSFTRLQALRAATVVATQPFDFVLSPVSPGLPFAAEAINSGSQNLLKDSHFTSVFNQSEQPAASINCGHSKSGLPIGLQIAGRRFDDLGVLQMARFYESVRPQQAAWPEPA
- a CDS encoding ABC transporter permease, giving the protein MLNFLLRRGLATAPVLLIVAVIVFLLLRMTPGDPAAAIAGDAASAQDIARIRMQLGLDESILVQFARWLGQVLRGDLGHSFFYRMSVTDLIGQRLEPTLSIAAVTVVLTVLIALPLGVLAASRRGGRLDRFIMGASVLGFSVPVFVAGYAMIWLFSMQLGWLPSQGYSRIADGVGPWLRNLVLPCITLAVMYAALIARVTRASVSEALTEDYVRTARAKGIAEWSMLLRHALANAAVPIATVIGLSVAGLIGGVVVTETIYAIPGLGQLTVDAVLSRDYPLIQGITLFFSLVYVVVNLLVDLSYLLLDPRIRY
- a CDS encoding ABC transporter ATP-binding protein, which encodes MTSSVTPSSIAPCLSVRDLAIDLPAGADRAHAVHGISFDVMPGQVVCLLGESGSGKSVIAQAAMGLLPASLRPSAGCIEVQGENVLAADARRLRALRGARMAMVFQEPMTALNPVMRCGAQVDEILAEHTTLKASERRRRVLEIFERVRLPEPQRIYDAYPHQLSGGQRQRIVIAIALILRPALLICDEPTTALDVTTQAEILALIREMQQENGTAVLFITHDFGVVADIADRVVVLQLGRQVESGPKDEVLRRPKEAYTRMLLAAVPQLAPVQRPPVDRQAPLLDARGVGKVYRSGSWPGKRRAVHAAADVSLRLHAGETVGIVGESGSGKSTVARCIARLIEPTDGDIRVPGIAQHGGRAERSAFRRLVQVVFQDPNRSLNPRRTVGQSIVEGPVNFGVPHDQAWQRAEALMALVRLRPEVLHRYPSEFSGGQRQRLCIARALACEPRVLIADEAVSALDVSVQDQILKLLAEIQQRLSIGILFITHDLRVASQICDRLIVMHKGRIVEQGTAHEVLLSPQEAYTRTLLAAAPGQGYAFGRG